One Acropora palmata chromosome 2, jaAcrPala1.3, whole genome shotgun sequence genomic window carries:
- the LOC141873896 gene encoding alpha-1A adrenergic receptor-like: METNISSNVSVVHSESSLHTGFINIAGASAVGVLILLTITGNGIVCASFYTFRDLRTICNYFIISLAISDISVAILGMPFWLILQLTDLANPKIVTGNLNLFWQCMDIFFGTASIMNLAAVSADRHVAITAPYTYPYIMTSSKALLVVSFAWVYAIVVSSLRLLDWSGGYQYFVFVASFFLPLFFMMAMYSRIYIVARGQARRIGRNMSFTIEVKAAKTIAVVIGAFIICWAPFFVFGIAIIHTHDTSIFIYKCIKWLEYLNSCLNPVLYTCLNKSYRRSFRRLFRKWSGKLKRSRDESVSAIGTLSRRLTLPRGSIFASQGATFSRSSKKESNTCNGENGRKLNRMGSRKSMKVSENGNDPMSPTFI, from the coding sequence ATGGAGACTAACATCTCTAGCAACGTCAGTGTCGTCCATTCTGAATCCTCGTTACACACGGGTTTCATAAATATTGCTGGAGCTTCCGCAGTGGGTGTCTTGATTTTATTGACTATAACTGGTAATGGGATCGTTTGTGCAAGTTTTTACACTTTTAGGGATCTCAGAACAATTTGCAACTACTTTATCATCAGTCTTGCCATTTCCGACATATCAGTGGCAATTCTAGGAATGCCTTTCTGGTTGATACTGCAACTAACAGATTTAGCAAACCCTAAGATTGTAACTGGAAATCTGAATCTATTCTGGCAGTGTATGGATATCTTCTTTGGTACAGCATCCATTATGAACTTAGCGGCAGTTAGTGCTGACAGACACGTCGCAATAACTGCACCCTACACCTACCCGTATATAATGACATCATCCAAAGCATTATTGGTTGTGAGCTTTGCTTGGGTTTATGCCATCGTCGTGTCAAGTTTGCGTCTCTTGGATTGGTCAGGAGGTTATCAATATTTCGTCTTTGTAGCAAGCTTTTTCCTTCCATTATTCTTTATGATGGCAATGTACAGTAGGATATATATCGTAGCCCGAGGTCAGGCGCGGCGAATTGGTCGCAACATGAGTTTTACCATTGAAGTGAAAGCTGCAAAGACAATAGCGGTGGTAATTGGCGCATTTATTATTTGCTGGgctcctttttttgttttcgggATTGCTATTATACACACTCATGACACAAGTATATTCATTTACAAATGCATTAAATGGTTAGAATATCTAAACAGTTGTTTAAATCCTGTGCTATACACTTGTTTAAACAAAAGCTATCGTAGGTCTTTCCGGAGACTTTTCAGGAAATGGAGCGGCAAGTTGAAACGTTCTCGCGACGAGTCTGTTTCTGCTATTGGGACATTATCCAGACGTCTCACTCTACCAAGGGGATCCATTTTTGCCTCCCAAGGAGCCACGTTTTCTAGGTCATCTAAAAAGGAAAGCAATACATGTAATGGAGAAAATGGAAGGAAATTGAATAGAATGGGGAGCAGAAAAAGCATGAAAGTTAGTGAAAATGGGAATGACCCTATGTCACCAACATTTATCTGA